One Campylobacter concisus DNA segment encodes these proteins:
- the ligA gene encoding NAD-dependent DNA ligase LigA: MTKQEYERAVNTLNAWAKAYYDEDEPLASDEEYDALYHAVLAFEQANPSEISLFSPTKRVGGGVKEGFSKASHIKRMWSMEDIFSLGELDAWLKRGEKENLTFVAEPKFDGASLNLLYENGVLVRAITRGDGVTGEDVTQNARTINSVLKSISYKGLIEIRGEVVIKKDDFELLNAERAKEGEAPLSNPRNAAAGSLRQLDSAVTAKRKLLFIPWGVGEQSLGLKDHSEVMKFVRDLGFERDEFFKILKKDELEAAYNELLANRDAKSVMMDGMVIRVNDLARCEQLGYTVKFPKFMVAFKFPAIEKVTRLRDVALQVGRSGVVTPVGVLDEVNIDGANVKSATLHNFDEIERLGVMKNDYIGIIRSGDVIPKITKVFKDRRDGSEQAIERPKFCPVCGSHLLDEGVFVKCQNLSCRARVVGSIIHYASKKCLNIDGLGDAIVNLLFDKGLIACIKDIYSLKFDDLMALEGFKEKKVNNLLNAIEASKGAELSRFITGLGCEHIGEVAAKKLASSFGLGWLDASFEELVSLEGFGAEMANSLTDFAEVNRDEILALSQIVQPSVTQVQSISNALSGKTVVITGTLSRPRDEIKAELESFGAKVSGSVSKKTDFVLAGEEAGSKLEKANELGVLVIDESEYERLKLEV, from the coding sequence ATGACAAAACAAGAGTACGAACGAGCGGTAAATACGCTAAATGCGTGGGCAAAGGCCTACTACGACGAGGACGAGCCACTTGCAAGCGACGAGGAGTATGACGCACTATATCACGCAGTTTTAGCCTTCGAGCAGGCAAATCCAAGTGAAATTTCGCTATTTTCGCCGACTAAGCGAGTGGGCGGAGGCGTAAAAGAGGGCTTTAGCAAGGCAAGCCACATAAAGCGCATGTGGAGCATGGAGGATATCTTTAGCCTTGGCGAGCTTGATGCGTGGCTAAAGCGTGGCGAGAAAGAAAATTTGACCTTTGTTGCAGAGCCAAAATTTGACGGAGCGAGTCTAAATTTACTCTACGAAAATGGCGTTTTAGTTAGGGCGATAACCAGAGGCGACGGCGTTACAGGCGAGGACGTGACGCAAAATGCAAGGACGATAAATTCTGTTTTAAAAAGCATTAGCTATAAAGGGCTCATTGAAATAAGGGGCGAAGTCGTTATAAAAAAAGATGACTTTGAGCTACTAAACGCAGAGCGCGCAAAAGAGGGCGAGGCGCCGCTTTCAAACCCTAGAAACGCAGCCGCAGGAAGCCTTAGACAGCTTGATAGTGCAGTCACTGCAAAAAGAAAGCTACTTTTTATACCTTGGGGCGTTGGCGAGCAGAGCCTTGGGCTAAAAGATCACAGCGAAGTGATGAAATTTGTGCGTGATCTTGGATTTGAGAGAGATGAATTTTTCAAAATTTTAAAAAAAGATGAGCTTGAGGCTGCGTATAACGAGCTCTTGGCAAATCGCGACGCAAAAAGTGTGATGATGGATGGCATGGTGATACGTGTAAATGACCTTGCGCGCTGTGAGCAGCTAGGATATACGGTCAAATTTCCAAAATTTATGGTGGCGTTTAAATTTCCAGCCATTGAAAAGGTCACAAGGCTAAGAGACGTGGCACTTCAGGTCGGTAGAAGTGGCGTAGTAACGCCTGTTGGCGTGCTTGATGAGGTAAATATAGATGGTGCTAATGTAAAATCCGCTACCCTTCATAACTTTGATGAGATCGAGCGCCTTGGCGTTATGAAAAACGACTACATCGGCATCATCCGCTCAGGAGATGTGATACCAAAGATCACAAAGGTTTTTAAAGATAGGCGAGATGGTAGCGAGCAAGCGATTGAGAGGCCTAAATTTTGTCCAGTTTGCGGTTCGCACCTGCTTGATGAAGGGGTCTTTGTAAAGTGCCAAAATTTAAGCTGCAGGGCAAGAGTGGTGGGCTCAATAATTCACTACGCATCGAAAAAGTGCCTAAACATAGACGGTCTTGGCGATGCGATCGTAAATTTGCTATTTGACAAGGGGCTGATCGCTTGCATAAAAGATATCTACAGCCTTAAATTTGATGATCTCATGGCGCTTGAGGGCTTTAAAGAGAAAAAGGTAAATAACCTTTTAAATGCGATCGAAGCTAGCAAAGGTGCGGAGCTATCGCGCTTTATCACAGGCCTTGGCTGCGAGCACATCGGCGAAGTGGCGGCAAAGAAGCTTGCAAGTAGCTTTGGACTAGGCTGGCTTGATGCTAGTTTTGAGGAGCTTGTCTCACTTGAGGGCTTTGGCGCGGAGATGGCAAATAGTTTAACCGACTTTGCTGAGGTAAATAGGGACGAAATTTTAGCTTTAAGCCAGATCGTGCAGCCAAGCGTGACGCAGGTGCAGAGCATCTCAAACGCGCTAAGTGGCAAGACGGTCGTTATAACTGGCACGCTAAGTCGCCCAAGAGATGAGATAAAGGCGGAGCTTGAGAGCTTTGGCGCAAAGGTTTCTGGCTCAGTTTCTAAAAAAACGGACTTCGTCCTAGCTGGCGAGGAGGCTGGCAGTAAGCTAGAAAAAGCAAATGAACTAGGCGTGCTGGTGATCGATGAGAGCGAATATGAGAGGCTAAAACTTGAGGTTTGA
- the tlyA gene encoding 23S rRNA (cytidine-2'-O)-methyltransferase TlyA → MRFDNYVASVLNISRNKASELIKSGKVLLNGEICTKVSSEVSEAKISLLDEIYVGRGALKLKSFLEAMKFDLAGKNALDIGSSTGGFMQILLERGVKGVTGVDVGTDQLDASLRSDERVKIYEKTDVRGFAKTHKNEFNLITCDVSFISLAEILPAICELSGENSLIITLFKPQFEVGVGVKRNKKGVVTDAKAVNLAMKRFEVLASSLKFELIACKECEVKGKEGNAEFFYAFNKR, encoded by the coding sequence TTGAGGTTTGATAACTACGTCGCAAGCGTTTTAAACATAAGTAGAAACAAGGCGAGTGAGCTTATAAAATCTGGCAAGGTGCTTTTAAACGGCGAAATTTGCACCAAGGTTTCAAGTGAGGTTAGCGAGGCTAAAATTTCACTACTTGATGAAATTTACGTTGGACGAGGTGCTTTGAAGCTAAAGAGCTTTTTAGAGGCGATGAAATTTGATCTAGCTGGCAAAAACGCACTTGATATCGGCAGCTCAACTGGCGGTTTTATGCAAATTTTGCTTGAGCGTGGCGTAAAGGGCGTGACTGGCGTCGATGTGGGTACTGATCAGCTAGATGCCAGTCTAAGAAGCGACGAGCGAGTAAAAATTTATGAAAAAACTGACGTCAGGGGGTTTGCCAAAACGCACAAAAATGAATTTAACCTCATAACCTGCGACGTGAGCTTTATCTCTTTGGCTGAAATTTTGCCAGCCATTTGTGAGCTTTCAGGCGAGAATTCGCTCATCATCACGCTTTTTAAACCGCAGTTTGAAGTGGGCGTTGGCGTAAAACGCAACAAAAAAGGCGTTGTCACCGACGCTAAGGCTGTAAATTTAGCGATGAAGCGCTTTGAAGTGCTAGCAAGTAGCTTGAAATTTGAACTGATAGCTTGCAAAGAGTGCGAGGTCAAGGGAAAGGAAGGAAATGCCGAATTTTTCTACGCTTTTAACAAAAGATAA
- a CDS encoding bifunctional riboflavin kinase/FAD synthetase, producing the protein MPNFSTLLTKDNITAVAIGHFDGVHRGHKQLLKQLGEFGGLVVIDKNKANITPKLKRAEYSNYPCFLYDFESIKGLSGEEFIALLKRDFKNLKKIVVGFDFRFGRNRAWDKHDLKRIFDGEMVVVDEVCYDGMGVHSSSIRELIRQGNIDEANRLIGREYSIEGDVIKGQGIGAKELVATLNLDIKSYLLPREGVYATRTRMGSYTYGSVTFIGNRLSTDGNFSVETHILDEVAPKVTKHVAVCFIKRLRDNKKFNNLSELKEQIKRDINEARQCVGVCDLFFGETMRYFDGYGAGI; encoded by the coding sequence ATGCCGAATTTTTCTACGCTTTTAACAAAAGATAACATCACTGCCGTTGCGATCGGGCACTTTGACGGCGTGCACAGGGGACACAAGCAGCTTCTAAAGCAGCTAGGCGAGTTTGGTGGACTTGTCGTGATCGACAAAAACAAGGCAAACATAACGCCAAAGCTAAAGCGAGCCGAGTACTCAAACTATCCTTGCTTTTTGTATGATTTTGAGAGTATAAAAGGGCTTAGCGGCGAGGAATTTATCGCACTTTTGAAGAGGGATTTTAAAAATTTAAAAAAGATCGTTGTTGGGTTTGATTTTAGATTTGGCAGAAACAGAGCGTGGGACAAGCACGATTTGAAGAGGATTTTTGATGGCGAGATGGTCGTTGTTGATGAGGTTTGTTATGACGGCATGGGCGTGCATAGCTCATCAATCAGAGAGCTGATACGCCAAGGCAACATCGATGAGGCAAACAGGCTAATAGGCAGGGAGTACTCGATCGAGGGCGACGTGATAAAAGGGCAGGGCATCGGCGCAAAAGAGCTGGTTGCTACGCTAAATTTAGATATAAAAAGCTATCTTTTGCCGCGCGAGGGCGTTTATGCGACAAGAACTAGAATGGGCTCATACACCTATGGCTCGGTCACTTTTATAGGCAACAGGCTTAGCACGGATGGAAATTTTAGCGTCGAGACGCACATCTTAGACGAGGTCGCGCCAAAAGTGACAAAGCACGTCGCCGTTTGCTTCATAAAACGTTTGCGTGATAATAAAAAATTTAATAATCTTAGCGAGCTAAAAGAGCAGATAAAACGCGATATAAACGAGGCTAGGCAGTGCGTGGGCGTGTGCGATCTCTTTTTTGGAGAGACGATGAGATACTTTGACGGATATGGAGCTGGTATATGA
- the cmoA gene encoding carboxy-S-adenosyl-L-methionine synthase CmoA — protein sequence MRDEIFKEPISKQFEFDDFVASVFDDMISRSVPFYDVSSNLNAKLLAKILPKSAKVCDLGCSTANSLLLLNNLRNDLVLSGVDNSEAMLANAKNKAKAYGADIEFILDDILECELEGFDAVLANYTLQFIRPPKRADLVQKIYNGLNENGVFLFSEKIIFEDKKLTKSVIEIYEDYKQAQGYSRYEIAQKREALENVLVPYTEEENRNLALNAGFKRVESMFKWGNFMSFLAFK from the coding sequence ATGAGAGATGAAATTTTTAAAGAGCCTATAAGTAAGCAGTTTGAATTTGATGACTTTGTGGCGAGCGTTTTTGACGATATGATCTCGCGCTCGGTGCCATTTTACGACGTGAGCTCAAATTTAAATGCAAAGCTGCTTGCTAAAATTTTGCCAAAATCAGCAAAAGTGTGCGACCTTGGCTGTTCTACGGCAAATAGCCTGCTTTTGCTAAACAACCTTAGAAACGACCTCGTGCTAAGCGGCGTGGATAACTCTGAGGCGATGCTTGCAAATGCAAAAAACAAGGCAAAAGCTTATGGGGCTGATATTGAATTTATCTTAGACGACATCTTAGAGTGCGAGCTAGAGGGCTTTGATGCTGTTTTGGCAAACTACACTTTGCAGTTTATCAGACCGCCAAAAAGGGCTGATCTGGTGCAAAAAATTTATAACGGACTAAATGAAAATGGAGTTTTTTTATTTAGTGAAAAGATCATCTTTGAAGATAAAAAGCTTACTAAAAGCGTCATAGAAATTTACGAGGACTACAAGCAAGCTCAAGGCTACTCACGCTATGAGATCGCCCAAAAAAGAGAGGCACTTGAAAATGTGCTGGTGCCATACACCGAAGAAGAAAATAGAAACTTAGCCCTAAATGCTGGCTTTAAACGTGTCGAGAGCATGTTTAAATGGGGAAATTTTATGAGCTTTTTGGCGTTTAAGTAA
- the fdhF gene encoding formate dehydrogenase subunit alpha: MKEGKVICPYCGTGCQVTLHVENNVVRAATGVEDNPVNQGNLCLKGFYGWDYVASPDRLTKPLIRKKNGVFSKDGEFEEASWDEALDLVVEKMKEAKEKYGPDSLAGNFSARCTLEDNYVAQKLMRAVIGTNNVDHCARIUHAPTVAGLAKTIGNGAATNSFTEIGTYSNCILMIGSNPENGHPIAAMHIQRALNRGAKLIVIDPIKTEFASRADIHLQLEPEHNIPVINALLYTIIEEGLVNEEFVRDHTIGIEYVKEAVKDYAPEVVAKYTRLNPEDIRAAARMYATTKPAVITHGMGVTHFNHGVGGVCDVSNLFLITGNICELGTGDLPLRGQENVQGCCDMGVLPNIFPNLGSVTDSEQRAWFEKMWHLEPGFLNSKIGIHKTEVPDAILDGRVHFFWTIGENPVISEPNTNHFLKGIANVDFYVVQDLFLTETSLKADVVLPGVASSEKEGLYTNAERRVQHNEAVITPPGDARQDWWIVCEIARRLGATEGFNFNSPEEIWEEVRKCDPRRYGGMSYYRLKKYHGLHWPCPTEDDMGGQSLYLDKKFFTPDGKGRFVPCLFVDKADEIESAKLEFAKKMNMSPEYPIMAGSVDEKTDAEYPIQLLTTRKVYQYTVGTMTRRSRAIEEGGDSIGPIAEMSPALAERYGLKQGDFIKAWSRYGYIVVKAEVTDIVPDGIIQMTFHYWESSCNELTSSGWDYISKTPTFKAAIQIKKIDEEEFLRVRELKREKFQTSKIIYDDFHHHGNAAINE, translated from the coding sequence ATGAAAGAAGGCAAAGTCATCTGTCCTTATTGCGGGACAGGCTGTCAAGTAACCTTGCACGTGGAAAACAACGTCGTTCGTGCCGCTACTGGCGTCGAAGACAATCCAGTCAATCAAGGAAATTTATGTTTAAAGGGCTTTTATGGCTGGGACTACGTTGCAAGTCCGGACAGACTTACAAAGCCGCTTATTAGAAAGAAAAACGGAGTCTTTTCAAAGGATGGTGAATTTGAAGAAGCTAGCTGGGACGAGGCGCTTGATCTTGTCGTAGAAAAGATGAAAGAGGCAAAAGAAAAATACGGCCCTGACTCATTAGCAGGAAATTTCTCAGCACGCTGTACGCTTGAAGACAACTACGTCGCTCAAAAGCTAATGCGCGCTGTAATTGGCACAAACAACGTCGATCACTGCGCTAGAATTTGACACGCTCCGACAGTAGCAGGACTTGCTAAAACAATCGGAAACGGAGCTGCCACAAATAGCTTTACAGAGATTGGCACTTATAGTAACTGTATATTAATGATAGGCTCAAACCCAGAAAATGGTCACCCAATCGCAGCTATGCACATCCAAAGAGCGCTAAACCGCGGTGCAAAACTGATCGTTATCGACCCTATCAAGACTGAGTTTGCAAGTAGAGCAGACATCCACTTGCAGCTAGAGCCTGAGCACAACATCCCAGTTATCAACGCACTTCTTTACACTATCATCGAAGAAGGCCTTGTAAATGAGGAATTTGTAAGAGATCACACAATAGGCATCGAGTACGTTAAAGAAGCTGTAAAAGACTATGCCCCAGAGGTTGTAGCTAAATACACAAGGCTAAATCCAGAGGATATCAGAGCAGCTGCTAGAATGTATGCCACCACAAAACCAGCCGTCATCACTCACGGCATGGGCGTAACTCACTTCAACCACGGCGTTGGCGGAGTTTGCGACGTATCAAATTTATTCTTGATCACTGGTAATATCTGCGAGCTTGGCACAGGCGACTTGCCACTTAGAGGTCAAGAGAACGTTCAAGGCTGCTGCGATATGGGCGTTTTGCCAAATATCTTTCCAAATCTTGGCTCAGTCACCGACTCTGAGCAAAGAGCTTGGTTTGAGAAAATGTGGCACCTAGAACCTGGATTTTTAAACTCAAAGATAGGCATCCACAAGACTGAAGTGCCTGATGCGATCCTTGATGGCAGAGTGCATTTCTTCTGGACCATCGGCGAAAACCCAGTTATCTCTGAGCCAAATACAAACCACTTCTTAAAAGGCATTGCAAATGTCGATTTCTACGTGGTTCAAGACCTATTTTTAACTGAGACATCGCTAAAAGCTGACGTCGTTCTGCCTGGCGTGGCAAGTAGTGAAAAAGAGGGTCTTTACACAAACGCAGAGCGCCGTGTCCAGCACAACGAAGCAGTCATAACACCTCCAGGAGATGCTAGACAAGACTGGTGGATCGTTTGCGAGATCGCACGCCGTTTGGGCGCAACTGAGGGTTTTAATTTTAACTCACCAGAAGAAATTTGGGAAGAAGTTAGAAAATGCGACCCTAGACGCTACGGCGGCATGAGCTATTATAGACTTAAAAAATATCACGGACTTCACTGGCCATGCCCAACTGAAGATGATATGGGCGGTCAGAGCCTCTATCTTGATAAGAAATTCTTTACACCTGATGGTAAAGGCCGCTTCGTGCCATGCCTATTTGTGGATAAGGCTGATGAGATCGAGAGCGCAAAACTTGAGTTTGCTAAGAAGATGAATATGTCACCAGAGTATCCTATCATGGCTGGTTCAGTCGATGAGAAGACTGACGCTGAGTATCCGATACAGCTTTTAACTACAAGAAAAGTCTATCAATACACAGTTGGCACCATGACAAGACGCTCACGTGCCATCGAAGAGGGCGGAGATAGCATCGGACCTATCGCTGAGATGAGCCCAGCGCTTGCAGAGAGATACGGGCTAAAACAAGGCGACTTCATCAAAGCTTGGAGTAGATACGGCTACATCGTCGTAAAAGCTGAAGTGACTGACATCGTGCCTGATGGCATCATCCAGATGACCTTCCACTACTGGGAGAGCTCTTGCAACGAGCTAACAAGCAGCGGCTGGGACTACATCAGTAAGACTCCGACATTTAAAGCAGCTATCCAGATCAAAAAGATCGATGAAGAGGAATTTTTACGAGTTCGCGAGCTAAAACGCGAGAAATTCCAAACTTCTAAGATCATCTACGATGACTTCCACCACCATGGAAATGCAGCGATAAATGAGTAA
- the rpsO gene encoding 30S ribosomal protein S15 translates to MALDSAKKAQIVAKFARKEGDTGSPEVQIALLTARITELTEHLKIFKKDFSSRLGLLKLVGQRKRLLKYLKNKDYTTYSKLISELGLRDK, encoded by the coding sequence ATGGCTTTGGATTCGGCTAAAAAAGCTCAAATAGTTGCGAAATTCGCTAGAAAAGAGGGAGATACAGGCTCTCCAGAAGTTCAAATAGCTCTTTTAACAGCTAGAATAACTGAACTTACAGAACACCTTAAAATTTTCAAAAAAGACTTTTCATCACGCTTAGGTCTTTTGAAACTAGTTGGTCAAAGAAAAAGACTTTTAAAGTATCTTAAAAATAAAGACTATACTACATATTCAAAACTAATCTCTGAGCTTGGCTTAAGAGATAAATAA
- a CDS encoding Rrf2 family transcriptional regulator: MLFTKASEYALLSLILISQKSSPVDVDTISNELKISKSFLAKILQNLAKDGVLKSFKGANGGFALNGEPENLSIKKIIECAEKRELSVFECSSSALGCPSNKASSCQIWSMFSGLQGKIDEMLDAIKLSDIVKK; this comes from the coding sequence ATGCTTTTTACAAAGGCAAGCGAATACGCTCTACTTTCGCTTATTTTAATATCTCAAAAATCATCGCCAGTTGATGTCGATACGATCTCAAATGAGCTTAAAATTTCAAAAAGCTTTCTGGCAAAAATTTTACAAAATTTAGCAAAAGATGGAGTTTTAAAGTCATTTAAAGGGGCAAATGGCGGTTTTGCACTAAACGGCGAACCTGAAAATTTAAGTATAAAAAAGATAATAGAATGTGCTGAAAAACGCGAACTAAGCGTCTTTGAGTGCTCATCTTCAGCGCTTGGCTGCCCGTCAAATAAAGCCTCAAGCTGTCAAATTTGGTCGATGTTTAGTGGCCTTCAAGGCAAGATCGACGAGATGCTTGATGCGATCAAACTAAGTGACATCGTTAAGAAGTAA
- the flhA gene encoding flagellar biosynthesis protein FlhA yields the protein MAKQKNNILTLVAPFLAPIVKFKSLSIVGIIVAILAIIIVPLPSAVLDFFLALSISISVLIILISIYVPKPTDLSTFPTLILIITLFRLSLNIATTRMILSEGHNGPEAVSEIISSFGNFVVGGNFVIGTIVFCILVLINFMVVTKGSTRVSEVQARFTLDAMPGKQMAIDADLNAGLIDEKTARERRQAIIGEANFYGAMDGSSKFIKGDAVAGIIITIINIIGGFAIGSFQHGLDMATSAQYYTILTIGDGLVSQIPGLITSTATAIIITRASKDDEDFAEGTLNQLLGDYKTLLIVGFILFMFALVPGLPTLSLGFIALLFLGLGYIVKQTKDGGLNLNLAPKEKAAGKKAGGAAPSAAGAGGASAGAAKTPKKSDEEIAREEETKINDILKLEILELDLGYGLLKLADVDLIERIRAMRRNIASSLGFLMPKIRIRDNLQLPPNEYRFKLKGIIIGQGEIYADKFLAMDSGLVSEDIEGIPTKEPAFGLDALWIDASVKEDAILSGYTIVDPASVISTHMSELIKQNAAELLTRQETQNLLDKLKIDYPVVVEDTLRIAPINLIQKVLKTLLKDNIPIKDLLSILEAISDIAEVSKNLDMIIEHVRAALSRVITSLYVDEKGQLNFYILDTAAQQKLMDAVQYKDGAYHLMINVAQTSSIVQALRREKEKRPMSQHGEMVLCVEPSLRKFIANICANFAIDMVVLSFAEISANTPFETVGVIEIENL from the coding sequence TTGGCAAAGCAAAAAAATAATATTTTGACTCTTGTCGCACCATTTCTTGCGCCAATTGTCAAATTTAAAAGTCTTAGCATCGTTGGCATCATCGTTGCCATCCTTGCTATCATCATCGTGCCGCTTCCAAGCGCGGTCCTTGACTTTTTCTTGGCACTTTCGATCTCGATTTCAGTGCTTATTATTTTGATCTCGATCTACGTGCCAAAACCAACTGACCTTAGTACGTTTCCGACGCTTATTCTCATCATCACGCTTTTTCGTCTCTCGTTAAACATAGCAACCACGCGTATGATATTAAGCGAAGGTCATAACGGCCCAGAAGCGGTCAGTGAGATCATCTCAAGCTTTGGAAATTTTGTCGTTGGTGGCAACTTCGTCATCGGCACCATCGTCTTTTGTATCTTGGTACTCATAAATTTCATGGTCGTAACAAAGGGTTCAACCCGTGTGAGCGAGGTGCAAGCTCGTTTTACACTTGATGCTATGCCTGGTAAGCAAATGGCGATAGATGCGGACCTAAACGCAGGTCTAATAGACGAAAAAACAGCGCGCGAAAGACGTCAAGCCATCATCGGCGAGGCAAATTTCTACGGCGCGATGGATGGTTCGTCTAAATTTATAAAAGGTGACGCCGTAGCCGGCATCATCATCACTATCATTAACATCATCGGCGGCTTTGCTATTGGCTCGTTTCAACACGGCCTTGATATGGCGACATCGGCCCAGTACTATACGATCTTAACTATCGGTGATGGCCTAGTTAGCCAGATACCTGGACTTATCACTTCAACAGCGACTGCTATCATCATCACAAGGGCTAGCAAAGATGACGAGGACTTTGCAGAAGGCACGCTAAATCAGCTATTAGGGGATTATAAAACCTTGCTAATAGTTGGCTTCATACTATTTATGTTTGCCCTTGTTCCAGGACTTCCGACGCTTTCGCTTGGCTTTATAGCACTGCTATTTTTGGGGCTTGGCTACATTGTCAAGCAGACCAAAGATGGCGGGCTAAATTTAAACCTTGCGCCAAAAGAAAAAGCAGCTGGCAAAAAAGCTGGCGGTGCTGCGCCAAGTGCGGCTGGAGCTGGCGGAGCAAGTGCAGGTGCTGCTAAAACTCCAAAAAAGAGCGACGAAGAGATCGCAAGAGAAGAAGAGACAAAGATAAATGACATCTTAAAGCTTGAAATTTTAGAGCTTGACCTAGGATATGGACTACTAAAGCTAGCTGATGTTGATCTAATCGAGAGAATTCGCGCTATGAGGCGAAATATCGCTTCAAGTCTTGGCTTTTTGATGCCAAAGATAAGGATCCGCGACAACCTTCAGCTACCGCCAAACGAGTACCGCTTCAAGCTAAAAGGTATCATCATCGGTCAGGGTGAAATTTATGCGGATAAATTTCTAGCGATGGATAGTGGGCTTGTTAGTGAGGATATCGAGGGGATACCGACAAAAGAGCCAGCTTTTGGGCTAGACGCTCTTTGGATCGATGCTAGCGTCAAAGAGGACGCCATACTTAGCGGCTACACGATAGTTGACCCTGCAAGCGTCATCTCAACGCATATGAGTGAGCTCATCAAGCAAAACGCAGCCGAGCTTCTAACTCGCCAAGAGACGCAAAATTTACTAGACAAACTAAAGATCGACTACCCAGTCGTGGTCGAGGATACGCTAAGGATCGCACCTATAAATTTGATCCAAAAGGTCTTAAAAACGCTGCTTAAAGACAATATCCCGATCAAAGACCTACTTAGCATACTTGAAGCCATCAGCGACATCGCCGAGGTTAGTAAAAATTTAGATATGATCATCGAGCACGTACGTGCAGCGCTTTCACGCGTCATCACCTCGCTTTATGTAGATGAAAAGGGACAGCTAAATTTCTACATCCTAGACACCGCCGCACAGCAAAAGCTCATGGACGCGGTGCAGTATAAAGACGGCGCATATCACTTGATGATAAACGTAGCGCAGACATCATCTATCGTGCAAGCACTTAGGCGTGAAAAAGAGAAGCGACCGATGAGCCAACACGGAGAAATGGTGCTTTGCGTGGAGCCAAGCTTGCGCAAATTTATAGCAAATATCTGCGCAAATTTCGCCATCGACATGGTGGTGCTAAGCTTTGCTGAGATCTCGGCAAATACGCCATTTGAAACAGTTGGCGTCATAGAAATAGAAAATTTATAA
- a CDS encoding DHH family phosphoesterase, giving the protein MKIYHLSHTDLDGYGAQYITNFYFKDVKFLNSNYGREIDDKFAQILSEIDASNDDKNVILITDINLTPAQCESFTEMIEGKNIKLFLLDHHQSGAECASTYSWYFLDSSRCATKITYDFFAGIFGKNKELEIFSDVVNAVDIWLKDDKNFEMGKVCLGLVANAKEINKVMFEAENNLYMDHILKEASKFFNEKNDYIGLDMQVHAIKKSFFKEDKDDTLSNLISNYVVKKLSENKEKFSISYKDHKGILTYNVGNVSVIGNDFLVANPEFDFFIDVTNKKTLSFRANGKLDVSAMAKHLVGGGGHVNASGGLFANFKDGFSYEPIKAQIVDLITKKTQEEI; this is encoded by the coding sequence ATGAAAATTTATCACCTCTCGCACACCGATCTTGACGGATACGGCGCGCAATACATAACAAATTTTTACTTCAAAGATGTGAAATTTCTAAACTCAAACTACGGCAGAGAGATAGATGATAAATTTGCTCAAATTCTATCTGAGATAGATGCCTCAAATGATGATAAAAACGTTATCTTGATCACCGATATAAATTTAACTCCGGCTCAGTGCGAGAGCTTTACTGAGATGATAGAAGGTAAAAATATCAAGCTATTTTTGCTAGATCATCACCAAAGTGGTGCCGAGTGCGCGAGCACTTACTCATGGTATTTTTTAGATAGTTCAAGGTGCGCTACAAAGATCACTTATGACTTTTTTGCAGGCATTTTTGGCAAAAACAAAGAGCTTGAAATTTTTAGTGACGTCGTAAATGCCGTGGATATCTGGCTAAAAGATGATAAAAATTTCGAGATGGGCAAGGTCTGCTTGGGGCTTGTGGCAAACGCTAAAGAGATAAATAAGGTGATGTTTGAAGCCGAAAACAACCTTTATATGGATCACATCTTAAAAGAAGCGAGCAAATTTTTTAACGAGAAAAACGACTACATAGGCCTTGATATGCAGGTGCATGCTATTAAGAAGTCATTTTTCAAAGAGGATAAAGACGATACACTAAGCAACCTGATCTCAAACTACGTCGTAAAAAAACTTAGTGAAAATAAAGAGAAATTTAGCATAAGCTATAAAGATCATAAAGGAATTTTAACCTACAATGTCGGCAATGTTTCGGTCATCGGCAACGACTTTTTGGTGGCAAATCCTGAATTTGACTTCTTTATCGACGTGACAAATAAAAAAACACTAAGCTTTCGCGCAAATGGCAAGCTAGATGTTAGCGCCATGGCTAAGCACCTAGTTGGCGGCGGCGGACACGTCAATGCAAGCGGTGGCTTGTTTGCAAATTTCAAAGATGGCTTTAGCTATGAGCCGATCAAGGCGCAGATAGTTGATCTAATAACTAAAAAAACACAGGAGGAGATATGA